The Corynebacterium renale genome includes a region encoding these proteins:
- a CDS encoding heat shock protein transcriptional repressor HspR, producing the protein MVDSQGRQVFVISVAAELAGMHAQTLRQYDRLGLVTPERTKGGGRRYTHQDIAALRKIQRLSQDDGVNLAGIKEILDLTRQNRRLRDRVAELEEENAALRDAAQGRPRPERIAGGEIVPVPRNVAIEMWIPRD; encoded by the coding sequence ATGGTAGACAGCCAAGGACGACAAGTCTTTGTGATCTCCGTAGCCGCCGAACTCGCGGGCATGCACGCCCAGACCCTGCGCCAATACGACCGCCTAGGCCTGGTCACCCCGGAGCGCACCAAAGGCGGCGGGCGTCGCTACACCCACCAAGACATTGCGGCGCTGCGCAAAATCCAGCGGCTTTCGCAAGACGACGGCGTCAACCTCGCCGGTATCAAGGAAATCCTGGACCTGACCCGCCAGAACCGAAGGCTGCGTGACCGGGTCGCTGAACTCGAGGAAGAAAACGCCGCCCTCCGCGACGCCGCCCAAGGCCGGCCCCGCCCCGAACGTATCGCCGGCGGGGAGATCGTTCCCGTGCCCCGCAACGTGGCCATCGAAATGTGGATCCCCCGCGACTAG
- a CDS encoding alpha/beta hydrolase yields MVLDPTELRALAAAWDAAARAATAEAHLAADTGHHLARASTGSLHDGALRLTHVLTPWRDTAAELRAGATILRLTASLHEHLSQWVRRLTPRAEASGMLDPLLDAASALGDVLDWQCANAIRLLCTPTWPTGTTLGMYHDLDLAAVHEMVLLDNPDLVPLASAHPDALFLEAPGGGVVAAFGDIDTAPAVATFIPGVGSADPARWASSFAHARAVHQATGAAAVAWIGYNAPASLDRALNKEPARHAGAELRRFQRDLRARNPHARLTVIGYSYGSVVAGTAARDEPLIADSLVLVGSPGVPADSAADLHVTGRGGVHAMTAAGDPIDLAAGPRGGVHGTDPTSRRFGARVWEVGPGDHGSYWNDPAFFDALRQIVR; encoded by the coding sequence ATGGTTCTAGACCCCACCGAACTGCGCGCCCTTGCCGCCGCGTGGGATGCCGCCGCCCGCGCCGCCACCGCCGAAGCACACCTCGCCGCCGACACCGGCCACCACTTGGCCCGCGCCAGTACCGGATCGCTTCACGACGGCGCCCTCCGGCTAACCCACGTCCTCACCCCATGGCGCGACACCGCGGCCGAACTTCGTGCCGGCGCGACCATCCTGCGCCTGACCGCCTCCCTGCACGAGCACCTCAGCCAGTGGGTGCGCCGGCTGACTCCCCGCGCGGAGGCCTCCGGTATGCTCGACCCGCTTCTCGACGCCGCCAGCGCTCTCGGCGACGTGCTGGACTGGCAGTGCGCCAACGCCATCCGCCTGCTGTGTACCCCGACGTGGCCAACCGGTACCACCTTGGGCATGTACCACGACCTGGACCTGGCTGCCGTCCACGAGATGGTCCTGCTGGACAACCCAGACCTGGTACCGCTTGCGTCAGCCCACCCGGATGCGCTCTTCTTGGAAGCCCCCGGTGGCGGGGTCGTGGCCGCGTTCGGCGATATCGATACGGCCCCAGCCGTAGCCACCTTTATTCCGGGTGTCGGGTCCGCCGACCCCGCCCGCTGGGCCAGCAGCTTCGCCCACGCCCGCGCGGTGCACCAGGCAACGGGTGCGGCGGCGGTCGCCTGGATTGGATACAACGCCCCCGCCAGCCTGGACCGCGCCCTGAACAAGGAGCCGGCGCGGCACGCGGGCGCCGAGTTGCGACGCTTCCAGCGGGACCTGCGCGCCCGTAACCCGCACGCCCGGTTGACGGTGATTGGGTATTCGTACGGGTCGGTCGTCGCGGGCACTGCCGCGCGCGACGAGCCTCTTATCGCGGACTCCTTAGTACTTGTGGGTTCGCCGGGCGTGCCCGCAGATTCCGCCGCTGACCTGCATGTGACCGGCCGTGGCGGGGTGCATGCGATGACCGCAGCCGGCGACCCGATCGACCTCGCGGCCGGCCCGCGCGGGGGCGTGCACGGCACAGACCCCACCTCCCGGCGCTTCGGGGCGCGTGTGTGGGAGGTGGGGCCTGGGGATCACGGGTCGTATTGGAACGATCCCGCATTCTTCGATGCGTTACGCCAGATTGTGCGCTAG
- a CDS encoding nitrilase-related carbon-nitrogen hydrolase — translation MKIALVQFDAGNVTADNARRAAARVAEAAGAGAELIVFPEATSQGFGTGRLDTQAQGRDGEFAQTLEAAALEHGVTVIAGMFEPADTVGTVNRVYNTALIAGRTRGAYRKIHTYDAFNFAESDTVRPGSRQVIHQIAGVQVGVAICFDLRFPALFQDLARAGAQVIVVPTSWAHGPGKLRQLRTLVSARALDTGAFVAMCDMAKPHDLDPEDSAPRGIGHSMVAAPDGEIIAEAGEDAQILYVDVDPEDVEKQRKILPIL, via the coding sequence ATGAAAATTGCCCTCGTCCAATTTGACGCAGGAAACGTCACAGCCGACAACGCCCGCCGGGCGGCCGCCCGCGTCGCCGAGGCCGCCGGCGCAGGCGCGGAACTGATCGTCTTCCCGGAGGCCACCTCCCAGGGCTTCGGCACCGGGCGGCTGGATACGCAGGCCCAGGGCCGCGACGGGGAATTCGCGCAGACCCTCGAGGCCGCCGCCCTCGAGCATGGCGTCACCGTAATTGCCGGTATGTTCGAACCCGCGGACACCGTGGGCACCGTGAACCGGGTGTACAACACCGCGCTCATCGCCGGGCGGACCAGGGGAGCGTACCGCAAAATCCACACCTACGACGCCTTCAACTTCGCCGAATCCGACACCGTACGCCCCGGCTCCCGGCAGGTGATTCACCAGATCGCGGGCGTCCAGGTAGGCGTGGCGATCTGCTTTGACCTACGTTTTCCTGCCCTATTCCAGGACTTGGCGCGCGCCGGGGCGCAGGTGATCGTGGTGCCGACGTCGTGGGCGCACGGGCCCGGAAAGCTGCGCCAGCTGCGCACGCTCGTCAGTGCTCGGGCGCTGGACACCGGGGCGTTTGTGGCGATGTGTGACATGGCGAAACCCCACGACCTCGACCCGGAGGATTCCGCGCCGCGAGGGATTGGGCATTCGATGGTCGCCGCCCCGGATGGGGAGATCATCGCCGAAGCGGGGGAAGACGCCCAGATTCTGTACGTGGATGTTGATCCGGAGGACGTCGAAAAGCAGCGGAAAATCCTGCCGATTCTTTAA